The Ruficoccus amylovorans genome has a segment encoding these proteins:
- a CDS encoding STAS domain-containing protein translates to MADYTFKLTEGGTQLLITIGANKFDASCVSGFKQQLEETWQDTIIHVDIDFFQVDFIDSSGIGALLGVQKRLRGDGQPIRVLNAKPNVVSVIELLRLHRVFSISE, encoded by the coding sequence ATGGCTGACTATACGTTTAAACTGACCGAAGGCGGCACGCAGCTGCTTATCACCATCGGCGCGAATAAATTCGATGCCTCCTGCGTCAGTGGATTCAAGCAGCAGTTGGAAGAAACCTGGCAGGACACGATCATCCATGTGGATATCGACTTTTTCCAAGTGGACTTTATCGACAGTTCGGGCATCGGTGCCCTGCTGGGGGTGCAAAAGCGGCTCCGCGGAGACGGTCAACCTATCCGTGTGCTCAATGCCAAGCCCAATGTCGTCAGCGTGATCGAGCTGCTGCGCCTGCACCGCGTTTTCTCCATCAGCGAGTAG
- a CDS encoding LuxR C-terminal-related transcriptional regulator — MKKVLVIEDQVVLREFICRLLRDFPTLKLEEACGDGQEGWKAYERIRPEFVILDVFLPGLNGVEILRRLKRDNPDVLVMGFSAFPNRRIVKDMIEAGADGLVQKSEGLDVLEKAIAMVANGQTFYSPNVSSMLKQIMLNPDQADSMAGLSGREKEILQLIAESNSNKEIADKLHISVKTAETHRNNIMRKLDIHDAVGLTRYAIENGLISGTLYE; from the coding sequence ATGAAAAAAGTTCTGGTCATTGAGGATCAAGTCGTCCTGCGAGAGTTCATCTGTCGGCTGTTGCGGGACTTCCCTACCCTGAAACTCGAAGAAGCTTGCGGCGACGGGCAGGAAGGCTGGAAAGCCTACGAGCGCATCCGGCCCGAATTTGTGATTCTGGACGTGTTCCTGCCCGGGCTCAACGGCGTGGAAATCCTGCGCCGCCTCAAGCGCGACAACCCCGACGTTCTCGTGATGGGCTTTTCGGCCTTTCCGAACCGGCGCATCGTCAAAGACATGATCGAGGCCGGGGCCGACGGGCTGGTCCAAAAGTCCGAAGGGCTCGACGTGCTGGAGAAAGCCATCGCTATGGTCGCCAACGGGCAGACCTTTTACAGTCCGAACGTCTCCTCCATGCTCAAGCAGATCATGCTCAACCCGGATCAGGCCGACTCCATGGCCGGGCTCAGCGGACGCGAAAAAGAGATCCTCCAGCTCATTGCCGAGAGCAACTCAAACAAGGAAATCGCCGACAAGCTGCACATCAGCGTCAAAACCGCCGAGACCCACCGCAACAACATCATGCGCAAGCTCGACATCCACGACGCCGTCGGCCTCACCCGCTACGCCATCGAAAACGGCCTCATCAGCGGCACCCTCTACGAGTAA
- the tal gene encoding transaldolase yields MDSKTAATQLEQLKQFTKVVADTGDFSSMKAYKPQDATTNPSLIFKAVQMEEYAPLLKKAIEETKDLGLSGEARVKTIVDHLLVLFGSEILQIVPGRVSTEVDARLSFDTEATIAKAREIIKLYEDRGISRDRILIKIASTWEGIKAAEVVTKEGIHCNMTLLFSMAQAIACAEAHAQLISPFVGRIMDWYKAKTGETYSGENDPGVLSVQKIYTYYKKFGYKTEVMGASFRNTDEIVELAGCDLLTISPNLLKELAESDAPVERKLSPEASAKADIDKISIDEKTFRWMLNEDAMATEKLADGIRLFAADINKLEAIIAKSL; encoded by the coding sequence ATGGATTCTAAGACTGCCGCCACTCAACTTGAGCAGCTCAAGCAATTCACCAAAGTCGTGGCCGACACCGGCGACTTTTCCTCGATGAAGGCCTACAAGCCGCAGGACGCCACCACCAACCCGTCCCTGATCTTCAAGGCCGTGCAGATGGAGGAATACGCTCCGCTGCTGAAAAAGGCCATCGAAGAAACCAAGGACCTCGGCCTCAGCGGCGAAGCTCGCGTCAAGACCATCGTTGACCACCTGCTGGTGCTCTTCGGGAGCGAAATCCTCCAGATCGTCCCCGGCCGCGTCTCCACCGAAGTGGACGCCCGCCTGTCCTTCGACACCGAGGCGACCATCGCCAAGGCCCGCGAGATCATCAAGCTGTACGAAGACCGTGGCATCTCGCGCGACCGCATCCTGATCAAGATCGCCTCCACCTGGGAAGGCATCAAAGCCGCCGAGGTCGTGACCAAGGAAGGCATCCACTGCAACATGACGCTGCTCTTCTCCATGGCTCAGGCCATCGCCTGCGCCGAGGCCCACGCCCAGCTCATCTCGCCCTTCGTCGGGCGCATCATGGACTGGTACAAGGCCAAGACCGGCGAAACCTACTCCGGCGAGAACGACCCCGGCGTCCTCTCCGTGCAGAAGATTTACACCTATTACAAGAAGTTCGGCTACAAGACCGAAGTCATGGGTGCGAGCTTCCGTAACACCGACGAAATCGTCGAACTGGCCGGCTGCGACCTGCTCACTATCAGCCCGAACCTGCTGAAGGAACTGGCCGAATCCGACGCCCCGGTCGAGCGCAAGCTCAGCCCCGAGGCCTCCGCCAAGGCCGACATCGATAAGATCTCGATAGACGAAAAGACCTTCCGCTGGATGCTCAACGAAGACGCCATGGCCACCGAAAAGCTGGCCGACGGCATCCGCCTCTTCGCCGCCGACATCAACAAGCTCGAAGCCATCATCGCCAAGAGCCTGTAA
- a CDS encoding DUF423 domain-containing protein, with the protein MTTKNQTGSCEKLLLKILLWAALFGFIGVALGAFGAHALKDLLTERGTAANWQTAVKYQFVHAVALLALASWTRLEPAALKCCQWTARLWIAGTVLFSGSLYLLCTVGWKWLGPVTPLGGLCLLGGWATLAACAFKCLKKGQNHQ; encoded by the coding sequence ATGACTACAAAAAACCAGACCGGCTCCTGTGAAAAATTGCTGTTAAAAATTCTGCTCTGGGCGGCCCTTTTCGGGTTTATCGGCGTGGCGCTTGGGGCCTTCGGGGCGCACGCCCTGAAGGATCTCCTGACCGAACGCGGCACCGCCGCCAACTGGCAGACCGCGGTCAAGTACCAGTTCGTGCACGCAGTGGCATTGCTCGCCCTGGCAAGCTGGACGCGCCTTGAGCCCGCCGCCCTCAAGTGCTGCCAGTGGACAGCCCGCCTCTGGATCGCGGGCACGGTTCTTTTCAGCGGGTCACTCTATTTGCTGTGTACCGTGGGCTGGAAATGGCTCGGCCCAGTCACCCCGCTGGGAGGGCTTTGCCTGCTCGGCGGTTGGGCGACTCTGGCGGCTTGCGCGTTTAAATGTTTGAAAAAGGGGCAGAATCACCAATAG
- a CDS encoding TorF family putative porin, whose product MKKLIATLAIVGAAGTSGLFAQTGNSIEDLSITSSFAYESQYVFRGVKLNYDSFQPSLEFGFPVVGGDLYVGIWSNLPISGKNGGGAAGTLMGNANEIDIYAGYAYPITDMVTLDAGFIYYWYVNAPSMGNNATSYVEPYIGASFDVLLSPAIYVYYSVDQLTKAGGSGPDSGILTIEASIGYSFDLSQYMTVEGLSFDTGAYIGMGIPNDSSAMNGTTSFIYAGVTGDLVYAFNENVSASIGVRYSNYSQSGNSVTPPYSGSGFAPNQNNIWMGASVGFTY is encoded by the coding sequence ATGAAGAAACTGATTGCAACTCTGGCGATCGTTGGGGCGGCTGGAACCTCCGGTCTGTTTGCGCAGACGGGTAATTCCATCGAAGACCTTTCGATCACGAGCTCCTTCGCCTACGAATCCCAGTACGTGTTCCGTGGCGTCAAGCTGAACTACGACTCCTTCCAGCCGAGCCTCGAATTCGGCTTCCCGGTTGTCGGTGGTGACCTCTACGTCGGTATCTGGAGCAACCTCCCGATCTCCGGCAAGAACGGTGGCGGTGCCGCTGGTACCCTGATGGGCAATGCCAACGAAATCGACATCTATGCTGGTTACGCTTACCCGATCACCGACATGGTGACCCTCGATGCCGGCTTCATCTACTACTGGTACGTGAATGCCCCGTCCATGGGTAACAATGCCACCTCCTACGTCGAGCCCTACATCGGTGCTTCCTTCGACGTCCTCCTGAGCCCGGCGATCTACGTGTACTACTCGGTCGACCAGCTCACCAAGGCTGGCGGCTCCGGCCCCGACTCCGGCATCCTCACGATCGAAGCCTCCATCGGTTACAGCTTCGACCTGAGCCAGTACATGACCGTGGAAGGTCTGTCCTTCGACACCGGTGCCTACATCGGCATGGGTATCCCGAATGACTCCAGCGCCATGAACGGCACCACCAGCTTCATCTACGCTGGTGTTACCGGTGACCTCGTTTACGCTTTCAATGAAAACGTGAGCGCCTCCATCGGTGTCCGTTACTCCAACTACTCGCAGTCCGGCAACTCCGTCACCCCTCCCTACTCGGGTAGCGGTTTCGCCCCCAACCAGAACAACATCTGGATGGGTGCCTCGGTTGGCTTCACCTACTAA
- the rplM gene encoding 50S ribosomal protein L13, with product MKTTLAKPDIDRKWYVVDASGQTLGRLAVKIANILRGRHKPIYTPHIDAGDYVVVINADKVKLTGKKEEQKLYMFHTGWFGNEYYRSAAAMREKKPAFIIEHAVKGMLPRNKLANAMIKKLKVYAGEEHPHEAQQPITFEG from the coding sequence ATGAAGACAACTCTTGCCAAACCCGATATCGACAGGAAGTGGTACGTCGTTGACGCCTCCGGGCAGACGCTGGGCCGTTTGGCGGTCAAAATCGCCAATATCCTGCGCGGCCGGCACAAGCCTATCTATACACCGCACATTGACGCTGGTGATTATGTCGTCGTGATCAACGCCGACAAGGTGAAGCTGACCGGTAAGAAAGAAGAGCAGAAGCTATACATGTTCCACACTGGCTGGTTCGGCAATGAGTACTATCGCAGTGCCGCCGCCATGCGTGAGAAGAAGCCTGCCTTCATCATCGAGCACGCCGTCAAGGGCATGCTCCCCCGCAACAAGCTGGCCAACGCCATGATCAAGAAGCTCAAGGTCTATGCCGGTGAAGAACACCCGCACGAAGCCCAGCAGCCCATCACCTTCGAAGGTTAA
- the rpsI gene encoding 30S ribosomal protein S9 produces the protein MSTATDSETFTAVGRRKTAVARIRLSRGEGKLTVNGRPLENYFFTEMLAKRATRPLDVAELAGQMDATFLVEGGGSVSQAGAVSHALARALQKYNPELRPALKKAGLITRDPRMKERKKSGQPGARKRFQFSKR, from the coding sequence ATGAGTACCGCAACTGACAGCGAAACTTTTACCGCCGTGGGACGGCGCAAGACCGCCGTGGCCCGCATCCGCCTCAGCCGGGGCGAGGGCAAGCTCACGGTCAATGGCCGTCCGCTCGAAAACTATTTCTTCACTGAAATGCTGGCCAAGCGCGCCACCCGTCCGCTGGACGTGGCTGAACTTGCTGGCCAGATGGACGCGACCTTCCTCGTTGAAGGTGGCGGCAGCGTCAGCCAGGCCGGAGCCGTCTCCCATGCCTTGGCCCGCGCCCTCCAGAAGTACAATCCGGAACTGCGTCCGGCCCTCAAGAAGGCTGGCCTGATCACCCGTGACCCCCGCATGAAGGAACGTAAGAAGTCCGGTCAGCCGGGTGCCCGTAAGCGATTCCAGTTCTCCAAGCGGTAA
- the argC gene encoding N-acetyl-gamma-glutamyl-phosphate reductase → MKTAIVGASGYSGEELVRLLSRHPQVELALVSSRSLVGKPLVSVMPQFRGLVPADLVFSDSDPATLAARDDIDVFFLALPHGVAAEFAVPLVEAGRKVIDLSADFRLGSTALYEEFYGQAHPAPALLEQAAYVIPEITPAGWEKAPLIASPGCYPTSIITPLTPLLRAGIVSSQGIVVNSMSGVSGAGKKLAEAYLYCERNESVKAYGLPKHRHLSEIEEQLGAAAGEPVIIQFNPHLAPMKRGIATTITVPAAKPNLAALYAAWETAFAGRPFIGLLPSGTCPDTLHVTGTNRVDMSAVYDERTKNFIITSAEDNVVKGASGQAVQIMNLWLGFKETDGLL, encoded by the coding sequence ATGAAAACCGCGATTGTTGGAGCCTCTGGATACTCAGGTGAAGAACTCGTGCGGCTGCTGTCCCGGCATCCGCAGGTGGAGCTTGCGCTGGTCTCCTCGCGCTCGCTCGTGGGTAAGCCGCTGGTCTCGGTTATGCCACAGTTCCGGGGCTTGGTCCCGGCGGATCTGGTTTTCAGTGACTCGGACCCGGCGACGCTGGCTGCGCGGGACGACATCGATGTGTTTTTCCTCGCCCTCCCGCACGGCGTGGCGGCTGAATTCGCCGTACCGCTCGTCGAGGCCGGGCGGAAGGTGATCGACCTCTCAGCCGACTTCCGGCTGGGATCGACCGCGCTCTATGAGGAATTTTACGGCCAGGCGCACCCCGCCCCGGCCCTGCTGGAACAGGCTGCCTACGTCATCCCCGAGATTACACCCGCTGGTTGGGAAAAGGCTCCGCTCATCGCCAGCCCCGGCTGCTACCCGACGAGTATCATCACCCCGCTGACCCCGCTGCTGCGGGCGGGGATCGTTTCCAGCCAGGGGATCGTGGTGAACTCGATGAGCGGCGTCAGCGGCGCGGGCAAAAAACTGGCCGAAGCCTACCTGTACTGCGAGCGTAACGAGAGTGTCAAAGCCTACGGCTTGCCCAAACACCGGCACCTGTCCGAGATCGAGGAGCAACTCGGCGCGGCGGCGGGCGAGCCGGTCATTATCCAGTTTAACCCGCATCTGGCCCCGATGAAGAGGGGGATAGCGACCACCATCACGGTCCCGGCGGCCAAGCCCAACCTGGCGGCACTCTACGCGGCCTGGGAGACGGCCTTTGCCGGTCGGCCCTTCATCGGTTTGCTGCCCAGCGGCACCTGCCCGGACACGCTGCACGTGACCGGGACGAACCGGGTGGACATGTCCGCGGTTTACGACGAGCGGACGAAGAACTTTATCATCACCAGCGCCGAGGACAATGTCGTCAAAGGCGCCAGCGGCCAGGCGGTTCAGATCATGAACCTCTGGCTCGGCTTCAAGGAAACGGACGGACTTCTCTAA
- the argJ gene encoding bifunctional glutamate N-acetyltransferase/amino-acid acetyltransferase ArgJ, which produces MSTHVTLTDDSPGLGDVPGFQLAGVHCDVRGTGNKRLDLALIFSEQPAVAAGVFTTNDVKAAPVRHCQAILAGRDDFRAIVANSGNANACTGAQGMADCEEMAAEAARGLGISADQVFVCSTGRIGRSLPMDKIRSGIAEAAAGLSSDSGHSLNAAWAILTSDTKPKTVTAKFEVGGQTVTVSGMAKGAGMIEPNMATMLAFVGTDAEISRAGLQAALAAAVRSSFNSITVDGDMSTNDTVLVLANGQSGVSVEDTGSEAGEAFREALGQVCRKLAEKIVGDGERITKVVMVNVSGAPDNTAAEKVARAVGNSLLVKTSWFGNDPNWGRLLDAAGYARVGLVEERLDMHYDDIPVILAGTPQHDNLPQWKQAVSKKHFSISINLNIGQGAYSLLSTDLSEGYVDFNKSE; this is translated from the coding sequence ATGAGCACGCATGTGACGTTGACGGATGATTCACCGGGCCTGGGCGATGTGCCGGGCTTCCAACTGGCGGGCGTCCATTGCGACGTGCGCGGGACCGGTAACAAGCGGCTCGACCTGGCGCTGATCTTCTCGGAGCAGCCCGCCGTCGCCGCCGGAGTTTTTACTACCAACGATGTCAAGGCCGCTCCGGTCCGGCATTGCCAGGCGATTCTGGCGGGCCGGGACGACTTCCGGGCCATCGTCGCCAACAGCGGCAACGCCAACGCCTGTACCGGTGCACAAGGTATGGCCGACTGTGAAGAAATGGCCGCCGAAGCCGCGCGGGGACTCGGGATTTCCGCCGATCAGGTGTTTGTCTGCTCGACGGGGCGGATTGGCCGGTCGCTGCCGATGGACAAGATCCGTTCCGGCATCGCCGAGGCTGCGGCCGGGTTGTCCAGCGATTCCGGGCACTCGCTCAACGCCGCCTGGGCCATCCTGACTTCGGACACAAAGCCCAAGACCGTGACCGCGAAGTTCGAGGTCGGCGGTCAGACGGTGACCGTCTCCGGCATGGCCAAGGGCGCTGGAATGATCGAGCCGAACATGGCCACCATGCTCGCCTTTGTCGGTACGGACGCGGAAATTTCGCGGGCCGGGCTCCAGGCCGCGCTGGCCGCGGCCGTGCGGTCGAGCTTCAACTCGATCACGGTGGACGGCGACATGAGCACGAACGACACTGTGCTCGTCCTGGCCAACGGCCAGAGCGGGGTCTCGGTCGAGGATACCGGTTCCGAGGCGGGCGAAGCCTTCCGCGAGGCACTGGGACAGGTCTGCCGGAAGCTGGCCGAGAAGATCGTCGGCGACGGCGAACGGATCACGAAGGTGGTCATGGTCAATGTCTCTGGCGCACCGGATAACACCGCCGCCGAAAAGGTGGCGCGGGCCGTGGGCAACTCCCTGCTGGTCAAGACCTCGTGGTTCGGCAACGACCCCAACTGGGGCCGGTTGCTCGACGCCGCCGGGTACGCCCGGGTCGGGCTGGTCGAGGAGCGGCTGGACATGCACTACGACGACATCCCGGTCATCCTCGCGGGCACACCGCAGCACGACAACCTCCCCCAGTGGAAGCAGGCCGTGTCCAAGAAGCATTTTTCCATCTCGATCAACCTGAATATCGGGCAGGGGGCATACAGCCTGCTGAGCACCGATCTTTCCGAGGGTTACGTCGATTTCAACAAGAGCGAATAA
- the argB gene encoding acetylglutamate kinase, whose translation MDVKITENIDITTKAQVLLEALPYILRFRGSTFVVKYGGSFMDDPDPAVRIRVATDIVFLAAVGIHVVVVHGGGKAISRGMAEAGLEPVFRNGLRVTDEETIKIVEKTLNQTVNLDICELIQARGGKPLGMHGNNVLVCDKMLSEDAEGQPVDLGFVGQIQYVKAKLIKKAIADGYTPIVSPIAVDELGHPYNTNADVAAAAVASALRARRLVYLSDVPGLLRDPNDPSTLISSLHIDEVETLTKDGTISRGMLPKVNSAVGALHNGVHRVHFVDGRQPHSILLEIFTDKGIGTEIVNQ comes from the coding sequence ATAGACGTGAAGATTACCGAAAATATCGACATCACGACCAAGGCCCAGGTGCTGCTGGAGGCGTTGCCGTACATCCTGCGCTTCCGGGGCTCGACCTTCGTCGTCAAGTACGGCGGCAGTTTCATGGACGATCCGGACCCGGCGGTACGCATCCGGGTGGCCACGGACATCGTGTTCCTGGCCGCGGTGGGGATTCACGTCGTCGTCGTGCACGGCGGCGGCAAGGCGATCTCCCGGGGCATGGCCGAGGCCGGGCTGGAGCCGGTCTTCCGCAACGGCCTGCGGGTGACCGACGAGGAGACGATCAAGATTGTCGAGAAAACGCTCAACCAAACGGTCAACCTCGACATCTGCGAGCTGATCCAGGCGCGGGGTGGCAAGCCGCTGGGCATGCACGGCAACAACGTGCTCGTCTGCGACAAGATGCTCTCCGAAGACGCCGAAGGGCAGCCGGTGGACCTCGGTTTCGTCGGGCAGATCCAGTACGTGAAGGCCAAGCTGATCAAGAAGGCCATCGCCGACGGCTACACGCCGATTGTTTCCCCCATCGCAGTGGACGAACTGGGCCACCCCTACAACACCAACGCCGATGTGGCCGCCGCGGCGGTCGCCTCTGCCCTGCGGGCGCGGCGGTTGGTTTATCTTTCCGACGTCCCCGGCCTGCTGCGGGACCCGAACGACCCCTCCACGCTCATCTCCTCGCTCCACATCGACGAGGTCGAGACGTTGACCAAGGACGGGACTATCTCCCGGGGCATGCTTCCGAAGGTCAACAGCGCAGTCGGTGCCCTGCACAACGGTGTGCACCGGGTCCACTTCGTTGATGGCCGGCAGCCCCACAGCATCCTGCTGGAAATCTTTACCGACAAAGGTATCGGCACAGAAATCGTCAATCAGTAA
- a CDS encoding aspartate aminotransferase family protein → MNVTTPDSTSDLYASFVLGNYGTPACTLTRGEGVYVWDSEGRRLLDFGAGIAVTSIGHCHPHWVKAVQEQAATLVHCSNLYRHPGQGRLAQRLCGYAGPGKVLLCNSGAEANEAMLKLARLHGRAKTGEEGKCFKVLTAEKAFHGRTFGAMAATPQEKIQGGFRPMLDGFAHGVFNDLASFEALVDDSVAAILVEAIQGESGVNPATVEFLQGLRALCDKHGLLLMMDEVQCGIGRTGRFFGFEEAGIVPDAFSMAKGLGGGIPIGAVWMRDAHAPLFKPGSHGTTYGGNPLVCAAANAVLDVIESEDLLAQVTAQSKGWIKRLQELERKFPALVEEVRGRGYMVGVALKVDPMPVIQTLREKGMLAIPTGGQVIRLLPPLTATVEDLDRSVELLADALSNHLQA, encoded by the coding sequence ATGAACGTAACCACCCCGGATTCCACTTCCGACCTGTATGCCTCGTTTGTACTGGGCAATTACGGCACGCCCGCCTGCACGCTGACGCGCGGCGAAGGCGTCTATGTGTGGGACTCCGAGGGGCGTCGCCTGCTCGACTTCGGGGCGGGGATCGCGGTCACTTCGATTGGCCATTGCCACCCGCACTGGGTCAAGGCCGTACAGGAACAGGCGGCCACGCTCGTGCATTGCAGCAACCTCTACCGGCACCCCGGCCAGGGGCGGCTGGCGCAACGGCTTTGCGGCTACGCCGGGCCGGGCAAGGTTCTCCTGTGCAACAGCGGGGCCGAGGCCAATGAGGCCATGCTCAAGCTCGCCCGGCTCCACGGGCGGGCCAAGACGGGCGAGGAGGGTAAGTGCTTCAAGGTTCTGACTGCCGAGAAGGCCTTCCACGGCCGGACCTTCGGGGCCATGGCCGCCACGCCGCAGGAGAAAATCCAGGGCGGGTTCCGGCCTATGCTGGACGGGTTCGCGCACGGTGTTTTCAACGATCTGGCGAGCTTCGAGGCGCTGGTGGACGACTCCGTCGCCGCCATCCTGGTGGAAGCGATCCAGGGCGAGAGCGGCGTCAACCCCGCCACGGTGGAGTTCCTGCAAGGGCTGCGGGCGCTTTGCGACAAGCACGGCCTGCTGCTGATGATGGACGAGGTCCAGTGCGGCATTGGTCGGACGGGGCGGTTCTTCGGCTTCGAAGAGGCCGGGATCGTGCCGGACGCCTTCAGCATGGCCAAAGGCCTCGGCGGTGGTATCCCCATCGGCGCGGTCTGGATGCGCGACGCGCACGCACCGCTTTTCAAACCCGGCTCGCACGGCACGACCTACGGGGGGAACCCGCTGGTCTGCGCCGCCGCGAATGCCGTGCTCGACGTGATCGAGTCCGAGGATTTGTTGGCGCAGGTCACCGCCCAGTCCAAGGGCTGGATCAAACGGCTGCAAGAACTGGAACGGAAGTTCCCGGCGCTGGTCGAAGAAGTGCGGGGCCGGGGTTACATGGTCGGCGTCGCCCTCAAGGTGGACCCGATGCCGGTTATCCAGACCCTGCGGGAAAAGGGCATGCTTGCTATCCCGACCGGGGGGCAGGTTATCCGGCTGCTGCCGCCACTCACCGCCACCGTTGAAGACCTTGACCGCTCCGTCGAGCTGCTCGCGGACGCTTTATCCAATCACCTCCAAGCTTAG
- the argF gene encoding ornithine carbamoyltransferase — protein MKHFLKVTDFSHDEVELLFQNAAEFKRLGRHTPALLQRQSWGMLFYKNSTRTRVSFEVGLNELGAHAVMLSTGNMQLSRGETIADTARVLSRYLSGLIIRCYEHSVLEEFASAGTIPVVNALTDLTHPCQLYADLFTLAERWSPGEGEADVESLRGRKVAFLGDTACNMANSWILAAAHTGMEISLAGPAEFAPSQAARDLLKQADLPETFKFTTDAREAVRGADVVYTDVWVSMGNEAEEAARLSQMQPYSVTADLMAEAAKDAYFMHCLPAHAGQEVSQEVLDSSASIIFDEAENRLHIQKAILAALAGEPR, from the coding sequence ATGAAACACTTCCTGAAAGTGACCGACTTCTCGCACGACGAGGTCGAACTCCTGTTCCAGAACGCCGCCGAGTTCAAGCGTCTGGGCCGCCACACCCCGGCGCTGCTCCAGCGTCAGTCCTGGGGTATGCTTTTTTATAAAAACAGTACGCGCACCCGCGTCTCCTTCGAGGTCGGGCTGAACGAACTGGGCGCGCACGCCGTCATGCTCTCCACCGGGAACATGCAGCTCAGCCGCGGCGAGACCATCGCCGACACGGCCCGCGTGCTTTCGCGTTACCTGTCCGGGCTGATTATCCGCTGCTACGAACACTCCGTGCTGGAGGAGTTCGCCAGTGCCGGGACCATCCCGGTCGTGAATGCCCTGACGGACCTGACGCACCCCTGCCAGCTCTACGCCGACCTCTTTACGCTGGCCGAGCGCTGGAGCCCCGGCGAAGGGGAGGCCGATGTCGAGTCGCTGCGGGGCCGCAAAGTCGCCTTTCTCGGTGATACCGCCTGCAATATGGCCAACTCGTGGATCCTCGCCGCCGCCCACACCGGGATGGAAATTTCCCTCGCCGGTCCTGCCGAGTTCGCGCCCAGCCAGGCCGCGCGCGACTTGCTGAAGCAGGCGGACCTGCCGGAGACATTCAAGTTCACCACTGACGCACGGGAGGCTGTTCGCGGCGCGGATGTCGTCTATACCGATGTGTGGGTGAGCATGGGCAACGAGGCCGAGGAAGCCGCCCGCCTCTCCCAGATGCAGCCCTATTCGGTCACGGCGGACCTCATGGCCGAGGCGGCCAAGGACGCCTACTTCATGCACTGCCTTCCCGCCCATGCCGGGCAGGAAGTTTCGCAGGAAGTCCTTGATAGCTCCGCGTCGATTATCTTCGACGAGGCGGAGAACCGCCTGCATATCCAAAAGGCCATCCTCGCCGCCCTCGCCGGGGAACCCCGCTGA